A genome region from Prionailurus viverrinus isolate Anna chromosome A3, UM_Priviv_1.0, whole genome shotgun sequence includes the following:
- the DSTN gene encoding destrin, whose amino-acid sequence MASGVQVADEVCRIFYDMKVRKCSTPEEIKKRKKAVIFCLSADKKCIIVEEGKEILVGDVGVTITDPFKHFVGMLPEKDCRYALYDASFETKESRKEELMFFLWAPELAPLKSKMIYASSKDAIKKKFQGIKHECQANGPEDLNRACIAEKLGGSLIVAFEGCPV is encoded by the exons GCCTCAGGAGTGCAAGTTGCAGATGAAGTATGTCGCATTTTTTATGACATGAAAGTTCGGAAGTGCTCCACAccagaagaaatcaagaaaagaaagaaggctgTCATTTTTTGTCTCAGTGCAGACAAAAAGTGCATCATTgtagaagaagggaaagagatcTTGGTTGGAGATGTTGGTGTAACCATAACCGATCCTTTCAAGCATTTTGTGGGAATGCTTCCTGAAAAAGATTGTCGCTATGCTTTGTATGATGCAAGCTTTGAAACCAAGGAATCCAGAAAAGAGGAGTTGATGTTTTTTTTGTG GGCACCAGAACTAGCTCCTCTGAAAAGTAAAATGATCTATGCAAGCTCCAAGGATGCAATCAAAAAGAAGTTTCAAG GCATAAAACACGAATGTCAAGCAAATGGGCCAGAAGACCTCAATCGGGCTTGTATTGCTGAAAAGCTAGGTGGATCCTTAATTGTAGCTTTTGAAGGATGCCCTGTGTAG